In Pseudomonadota bacterium, the DNA window GGAGCAAGGGCAGATGGTTGTCAGTATGGTGCCGCGCAGTGCGCCTGTCGTTATCCAGCGTGGTGTTGTTGAAGGCCGTTACCGCTGGGTGATTGATATGGACTTTAACGTGACATTGCAAGGCCGCGGCCAGGGTAATGCGCGTCCGTTGCGCTTGCGCCTGACGGTTGACAGGGTTCCGGCGCTTGAGAACGTCAAGGGTGTGGCAATTGCTCGCTGGGCTCCGCGTCCCGGTAGCGCCACGCATTAAATTTTTATCGGCAATTTGTCCATTTTTACATTGCCAAAAGAAAATCTTTCAGTTATTCTCCGGCTTGTTCGCATGCGTTTCCTCATGAAATGTTTTTTAAATTTTGTGCGTTTTCGGCATAGACGAACATCTATGATTTATCGCGGGGTGGAGCAGCCCGGTAGCTCGTCAGGCTCATAACCTGAAGGTCGCAGGTTCAAATCCTGCCCCCGCAACCAATCAGAAAAAGAAAAAGTCCTTGTTTATCAAGGGCTTTTCTTGTTTCCAGCGCTCCGATTTGACGACGAAATACCTCTGTGATAGCCTAAAAACGGCTAGCGCGTAGCTAGCGCAAATTAGCACGCACAAGGAAACAGTCATGGAAACGCATAAAATACAGGAAGGAAAGCTCCGCCTTTACCGCCGCACTGATGGCGGAACATGGCAATGTGCCACCTATTGGAAAGGCAAAGAACAGCGTAAAAGCACAGGAGAGAAAGAACTCGACCATGCCAAAGCTGTCGCCGAAGCATGGTATCTGGAACTGACAGGAAAAAACCGACCGGCATCTGGCCGGACAAAACCGACCCAAAACCCCAGAACACAAACAAATAGCAATGAAACCCACAAGATACTCAATGGTAAAGTCCAGTTGTTCCGTCGCACTGAAGATGGGGCATGGCACTGTTCCGCATCTTTCGGCAATAGCATTCAGCGCCGTAAGAGTACGAAGGAAACAAGCCTCGCTCTGGCCAAGGAGGTTGCCGAGGATTGGTATCTGGAAATGAAGGGCAAGGCACGTGCAGGAGAACTCGAACAGGAAAAAAGCTTTGCTGAGGCCGCCGAGAAATTCTCGGAAGAGTACGAGGCCGTCACAAAGGGACACCGCAGCCCCAAATGGGTGCAGGGTCACAAAGACCGCATTAGATTACATCTGCTACCTTATTTTGGCACCAAGCCTGTATCCGAAATTTCCGCCGGGGTTGCACAGGAGTACCGCGCCCACCGCATGACGCAGCCGGAGGATTGGAACGACGAGGACGGACAAAAGCTGTGGAAATATCCAGCCCGCAACACCATCCATAACGAAATCGTGACTCTGAGTATGATCTTGAAAACCGCCCATCGCCATGGGTGGATCGAACAGATACCGAACCTCTCTGATCCTTACCGCCGTCAAAGTAAAGTCGAGCATCGCCCTTGGTTTACACCAAACGAATATAAGCAGCTTTATAAAGCAACACGTGAGAACGCAGAAAATCCGAAAAGTCCCCGCTATAAATGGCATGCAGAGCAGTTGCATGACTTTGTCCTGTTAATGGCAAACACCGGTTTGCGCCCCGATGAGGTGAAGCATCTCCAGTTCCGCGATGTGGAAATCGTTGTTGATGACTGGAGCGGCGACCGTATTCTGGAGATAGAGGTGCATGGAAAACGCGGCGTAGGCTATTGTAAGTCTATGCCTGGTGCTGTGCATCCTTTTGAGCGCCTTCTGTCACGCGAACGCCTGAAAACCGTGACGACGGAGGACGGTGAGACGACAGAGAAGCTCGCGACACCAGAGCCAAATGATATAATTTTCCCGAACGAATTCAAAAAAATGTTCAATAACTTGCTTGCAGAGAATGATCTGAAGTTTGACCGGCACGGCAAACCCCGCACAGCCTACAGCCTCCGGCATAGCTATATCTGTTTCCGCCTTCTGGAAGGGGCGGATATTTATCAAATCGCCAAAAACTGCCGCACCAGCGTCGAAATGATCGAAAAGCACTATGCCGCACATTTAAAGGATATGATTGATACCTCCCTTGTCAATGTGAGACGGGAGAAGTCACGTCGCACAGTTAATGAAGATTCCAAAGAACTGCGAGAGTAGGCGGAGAACCCTAGCCTAAGAGCGGAAAAAGCTTATGGCTTCTGTAGAGAGGCCAAGAAAAAGCCGTACCGCGAAGGCGGTACGGCTTAATGGTTTCAAAAATCTTTAAGCAATCACCAAATGCCCGCTTGCCAGCAGATCATCCACCGTGCCGAGGCCGGTTTCGCCTTGCAGCAGTGCAATCTGTGTCATGCTGAAAGCAGCACCAAGACCATCCTGATCAACGCTGAGGATGCTGTCGGAACCGCTTTCACTGACATTCGTCCAGTTGGATAGCGCATCCGCCAGCGGGTCAAAACCTGTCAGCAAATCAGCAATGTTCAGCACATCTTCATCAAACAGTGAGAAGTCTGTGATCGTGTCTACGGCATCGGCGCTATCAAAGTAGAAAGTGTCTGCGCCAGAGCCACCGGTCATGATATCGGCTCCGAAACCACCGGCGAGGAAGTCATCACCGCTTCCTGCACTGATGACATCATTGCCTGCTCCGGCATAAATGATGTCATCGCCGCTACCGGAGTTGATGTCGTCATTGCCGGCACCGCTGGAAATCACGTCATGGCCGCTACCGCTTTCAATAATATCATCGCCGTTTCCAGTCGTGACGGTATCATTCCCTGAGCCAGAGAGAACGGTATTATCCCCGCCACTGACATAGACAATATCATCACCACTGCCGGAGTTGAGGTTATCATCACCGTTACCGGCATAGATAGCATCATCGCCGCTACCTGTGGAGACTGTGTTGTTGCCGTCTCCAGCAAAGACAGTATCGGAACCGATACCGGTTGCAATACTGTCATCGCTATTATCGCCGACAATCGCGCCTGTAGGAGCGGTGACGGTGATGCTGGCAAATGCGGTATCAAAGCCGCCATTGCCGTCTTCAAGCGTATATTCAAAGCTGTCCGTGCCGACAAAGCCTGTCGCGCCTTCATAGGTGAAGTCGCCATTGGCCAGTATTGTGACAGTTGCACCGGCAAGGGTCATGATCGCGGCAGCGGTAACGGTCAGATTGTCATTATCCGCATCGCTGTCCGCGCCGTGTCCGTTATCTGCCAGAACGTTTCCGGTCAGGGCATTGCCATGCTCGACCGTGAAATCGTCATCATTGGCAACGGGTGGGGTGTTGGTTTGTACGGCATTGACCGTGACATTAACCGTTGCCGTATCAAAGCCACCATTGCCATCAGAAACGGTATAGGTGAAGCTGTCCGCGCCGCTGAAACCGGCATTCGGCGTGTAAGTCACAGACGTACCGTCAAAGCTGACTGTGCCGTTTGCGCCGTCATTTGCGGCAAAAACAGACAGCGCATCATTTTCAACATCACTGTCATTGGCAAGAACATCAATCACAACAGACGTGTCTTCATCCGTTACCGCAACATCGTCATTGGCAACCGGCGCGTCATTGACCGGATTGATCGTCAGAGAAACCGTTCCGGTATTTGTGCCGCCATTCCCGTCGTCGAGCGTATAGCTGAAGCTGTCCGCTCCGTTGAAGTTTTCAGCAGGGGTGTAGGTAAAATCGCCATTTGCGAGAATATTCACCGTTCCGCCTTGCGCTGTGTCAAGAGTCTCCGCAACAACGGAAAGATTATCTCCGTCAATATCGCTATCTACGCCATTGCCGTTATCAGCCAGAACATTACCGGCGATAACACTGTCTTCGTCGCCCGTAAAGCTGTCATCAGCGGCAACGGGATTATCGTTGACCGGATTGACGGTGACATTGACCGTGGCGGTTTCAAGACCGCCATTGCCGTCAGAAACGGTATAGGTAAAGCTGTCTGCGCCGAAGAAATTGGCATCCGGAGTATAGGTGACGGAGGTGCCGTCATGGGTGACTGTGCCGTTTGCGCCGTCAGTCGCGGCAGAAATGCTTAGAACGTCGTTTTCAACATCACTGTCATTGGCCAGCACATTCACCACAACAGCGGTGTCTTCATCCGTTGTTACAGCATCGTCGGCAGCCAAAGGCGCGTCATTCACCGGATTGACCGTCAGAGAGACGTTTCCAACCGCTGTGCCGCCGTTGCCGTCATCAAGCGTATAGCTGAAGCTGTCTGCGCCGTTGAAGTTTTCAGCAGGCGTGTAGGTGAAATCACCATTGGCGAGAATATCTACAGTCCCGCCTTGCGCCGTGACAATCGTTTCCGCGACAACGGAAAGATTATCTCCGTCAATATCACTATCTGCGCCGTTGCCGTTATCGACCAGCAGATTGCCCGACAGCACCGTGTCTTCATCAAACACGAACACATCATCCGCCGCAACCGGCACATCATTCACCGGCGCGATTTCAAGCGTGACTGTCGCTGTATCGGAGCCGCCATTGCCGTCAGTGACGGTATAAGTAAAGCTGTCTGCGCCGTTGAAATCGGCAGCAGGTGTGTAGGTAAAGTCGCCGTTTGCCAGCAACACGACAGAACCGCCCTGCGCCGTCGTCAGCGTTGCGGGCGTGACCGTCAAAGTGTCGCCATCCGCATCACTATCCGCGCCGTTGCCGTTATCGGCCAGAACATTGCCTGTTACAGCCGCGTCTTCCGTGCCTGTGAAGCTGTCATCCTGCGCAATCGGCGCTTCATTCGGTGCTTCTCCACCGATAATACCGCCCGTATCGAGCGCGGCGAGCATTTCAGCATAGGAAAAGCCTTCAAATTGTCCGTTCTCACGGTAAGATATGTTTCGGACGGTTTGTGTATTCATCCCGTCTTGGAAGCGCACAGCACTACCAGTCGTGAGATGAGACAGGATCAAATCATCACCGTCTTGCGCAACCCGTAAATCCTGCAAGGAAATGTCTTGCGTCTGCGTACCGCTCCAGCCGAAAAGCTGAACGCTGTTGTCGAGGTTTTCTCCATTACTGTCGATGATCGTCGTTTCGTTTCCGTTCAGATAAACGGTGTAAACATCGTGTCCGGCACCGCCTTCCAGTGTTTCATCTCTCCAGCGTCCACCGCTTAAAAAGTCATTACCGCTGCCGCCGATGAAATGCTCAAAAGCGAAAAAGAAGTCCTGATCGATTTCCTCACCTGTTGCATTGCTGAAATTCGCGTTGATATTGACCCCTTGTGTCGTATGCGCATAAGAGAGCGTATCTTTTATGCCGTCAAAGCCGTCATAATCATCGAAACCCAGCCCGCCGATGACAAGGTTATTGCCGCTGCCGGTGTAAACGACATCATCGCCCGCACCCGCATCGAATATTTCATCATTTGCGCTACCGCCCAGAGAGTCGTTGCCGTTTCCCGTCACAAGCTTTTCAATCCCTGTGAACCAGTCGGTGCCGACAATTTCCGTTTCATCGGGAGATAAAATAAAGGCGTTTCCTTCTCCTGTTGAAGCAATGACGTTCTGGTCATTTGCAAACATTCTGTAATCAAGCGTATCCAGCCCATCCCCGCCGTCGATGTTGTTCTCGCCGAAATTGCCGTGGAACACATCATGTCCGGCAAGGCCGGAGACGGTTGCGAAAATACCTGTCAGCGTAAAAGTATCATCAGCGGGCGTTCCCTCAATCGTGTCAAAATCACCGACGGTATAGCTTTCTCCGGTATTGCCGACCGTTCCGGCGACCAGATCGGCCAGTTGAAAAATACGCCCGTCATCCAGTTCCACCTCTTGGAACAGAGCCGGATTGCTGAAATAGTCCTTGACGATAAAGCCGCTGCCGGTCTCAACGCGCAGATCATTGCCATCCTGAATATAGGCAAACTGCGTCGGGTCGGTTACGCCGACCAGTTTGATGATATTGCCCGTATCGAATTCGTGGAATGTGTCAAAGCCCGTGCCTTGTCCGACAGTGAAGGAATAAGTATCCACACCCGGCCCGCCATAGATATTATGGCCGCGCCCGTCGGAATGGATGGTATCGTTACCGCCCAGTGCATAGATATCCTGTGCGACAAGTGCGCTTGCCACCAAATTATCCGCTGCTGCTGTTCCTGTCTGTTCCGTCAGTGGGGAGGGGGGCACTCCTTCGACAAAGTCGACACCACTTTCATCAACAGTGAAATAACCACTGCCGTCGGAAAATTCTATGAGCATATCGTTCAGACCGAGAGAAGCAGAAATAGCGTTCAACTCCAATTGTCCCGCACCACTGATATTGAACACAATCTGTGTCACGTGATCTTGTTCATTCACGGTAAAGGAGGGCGAACCGGCAAGATCAGAAGCCGTCAGGTCTTTATCAAACACGACCCGTGTTCTGAAACCGCCAAGCAAATCATAAACATCATTGCCGCCGGAATAGGTGATTTTTACAGCGGTAAAATCTAAAGTTCTTGCGCTGACAGTGTCGTTCCCCAATCCCGGTGTGAAGGAAATGCCATATGCACCGGGTTGATCTAGTCGCAAATTGATATTTTCATCGTAATTAGGGATGCTTGAACTCAAGGGCTGGAATGTAAAAGCGTCGTCATTCTCAGTGCCGTGAATAACAGGGATTAACGGGAACTCTGTCTTTCCTACCGTAGTGCCTCCGTATCCAAACGCGGCGCGTGGGTCTTCAACAAACAAACTGTGAACATAGGGGGTATCGTTTAGTTCCACTGTCATATTCAAATCCAGAAAATGACCGGTGACGGGAGAATTCTCAATGCCTCCCGGCCATGACAGAAAGCTGATATCACTTTGCGTTTGCGTCATTGTCACGGTAATGCCGTTTGCAAACGACGCATAAGAGATATCCGTTGCACCTCTGTGCAGTTCAAGAAACCCGGTATCGCCATGAAAAAATGAAAACTGCGAGGCATCCCGCAAATCCAGCGACTGGTTGAAATACGGAATAACCGTCGCCTGTGCGGCGGACACCGCTTCAATACCGAAGACTGTGTCTGACATACCTTGAAGGGCATAAGCGCTATTTTCCGCCATGTTCCAGAAGATATCGCCTGAATGGTAGAACAGGATGTCACGAGCATCCGCACCCGGCACTGCCGTATTGCCGCCGCCGTCGATTGTACGCCCCGACGGTGCGATCAAATCGGCTGTCATATTACCATCTTCGTTGCCGATGCTGGTGAAATTCCCGTCAAAATTCAACGTGCCGGGGGTGCCGATAAAGCCGGAGCCGTCATTTTCAATGATATTGGCGCTGCCTTGTACGAAAA includes these proteins:
- a CDS encoding site-specific integrase; amino-acid sequence: METHKIQEGKLRLYRRTDGGTWQCATYWKGKEQRKSTGEKELDHAKAVAEAWYLELTGKNRPASGRTKPTQNPRTQTNSNETHKILNGKVQLFRRTEDGAWHCSASFGNSIQRRKSTKETSLALAKEVAEDWYLEMKGKARAGELEQEKSFAEAAEKFSEEYEAVTKGHRSPKWVQGHKDRIRLHLLPYFGTKPVSEISAGVAQEYRAHRMTQPEDWNDEDGQKLWKYPARNTIHNEIVTLSMILKTAHRHGWIEQIPNLSDPYRRQSKVEHRPWFTPNEYKQLYKATRENAENPKSPRYKWHAEQLHDFVLLMANTGLRPDEVKHLQFRDVEIVVDDWSGDRILEIEVHGKRGVGYCKSMPGAVHPFERLLSRERLKTVTTEDGETTEKLATPEPNDIIFPNEFKKMFNNLLAENDLKFDRHGKPRTAYSLRHSYICFRLLEGADIYQIAKNCRTSVEMIEKHYAAHLKDMIDTSLVNVRREKSRRTVNEDSKELRE
- a CDS encoding tandem-95 repeat protein; the encoded protein is MSYTLAPGMMIDEENFYIPSGLQILDIAALQEIYGRNYETRGLDNEATPDVNEANTTYGINMGFGTDKDAPFIYTVWDGGGIDKINASGYDDGVTIDLRQGRFSSVGKTVDSSYNGSRGAGLADDNLSISFFTLIENVQGTDQADSLIGNAWNNVLAGGDGADKIYSDGKVYDGDHGFIEENTLPDTNGVVHPWGPDGVAPEKNASNNPTGGNDILLGEGGNDEFFVGDSNNLIHGGFVREHINAYKADWDAAGHFGALVDPLPIEGAGNDGNDALSYANFDGGVYVVYRNETDTEGNALHNGTVSKFAGIDAITGPSSGQDTFYSIEKVIGNEGYQNRIFVQGSANIIENDGSGFIGTPGTLNFDGNFTSIGNEDGNMTADLIAPSGRTIDGGGNTAVPGADARDILFYHSGDIFWNMAENSAYALQGMSDTVFGIEAVSAAQATVIPYFNQSLDLRDASQFSFFHGDTGFLELHRGATDISYASFANGITVTMTQTQSDISFLSWPGGIENSPVTGHFLDLNMTVELNDTPYVHSLFVEDPRAAFGYGGTTVGKTEFPLIPVIHGTENDDAFTFQPLSSSIPNYDENINLRLDQPGAYGISFTPGLGNDTVSARTLDFTAVKITYSGGNDVYDLLGGFRTRVVFDKDLTASDLAGSPSFTVNEQDHVTQIVFNISGAGQLELNAISASLGLNDMLIEFSDGSGYFTVDESGVDFVEGVPPSPLTEQTGTAAADNLVASALVAQDIYALGGNDTIHSDGRGHNIYGGPGVDTYSFTVGQGTGFDTFHEFDTGNIIKLVGVTDPTQFAYIQDGNDLRVETGSGFIVKDYFSNPALFQEVELDDGRIFQLADLVAGTVGNTGESYTVGDFDTIEGTPADDTFTLTGIFATVSGLAGHDVFHGNFGENNIDGGDGLDTLDYRMFANDQNVIASTGEGNAFILSPDETEIVGTDWFTGIEKLVTGNGNDSLGGSANDEIFDAGAGDDVVYTGSGNNLVIGGLGFDDYDGFDGIKDTLSYAHTTQGVNINANFSNATGEEIDQDFFFAFEHFIGGSGNDFLSGGRWRDETLEGGAGHDVYTVYLNGNETTIIDSNGENLDNSVQLFGWSGTQTQDISLQDLRVAQDGDDLILSHLTTGSAVRFQDGMNTQTVRNISYRENGQFEGFSYAEMLAALDTGGIIGGEAPNEAPIAQDDSFTGTEDAAVTGNVLADNGNGADSDADGDTLTVTPATLTTAQGGSVVLLANGDFTYTPAADFNGADSFTYTVTDGNGGSDTATVTLEIAPVNDVPVAADDVFVFDEDTVLSGNLLVDNGNGADSDIDGDNLSVVAETIVTAQGGTVDILANGDFTYTPAENFNGADSFSYTLDDGNGGTAVGNVSLTVNPVNDAPLAADDAVTTDEDTAVVVNVLANDSDVENDVLSISAATDGANGTVTHDGTSVTYTPDANFFGADSFTYTVSDGNGGLETATVNVTVNPVNDNPVAADDSFTGDEDSVIAGNVLADNGNGVDSDIDGDNLSVVAETLDTAQGGTVNILANGDFTYTPAENFNGADSFSYTLDDGNGGTNTGTVSLTINPVNDAPVANDDVAVTDEDTSVVIDVLANDSDVENDALSVFAANDGANGTVSFDGTSVTYTPNAGFSGADSFTYTVSDGNGGFDTATVNVTVNAVQTNTPPVANDDDFTVEHGNALTGNVLADNGHGADSDADNDNLTVTAAAIMTLAGATVTILANGDFTYEGATGFVGTDSFEYTLEDGNGGFDTAFASITVTAPTGAIVGDNSDDSIATGIGSDTVFAGDGNNTVSTGSGDDAIYAGNGDDNLNSGSGDDIVYVSGGDNTVLSGSGNDTVTTGNGDDIIESGSGHDVISSGAGNDDINSGSGDDIIYAGAGNDVISAGSGDDFLAGGFGADIMTGGSGADTFYFDSADAVDTITDFSLFDEDVLNIADLLTGFDPLADALSNWTNVSESGSDSILSVDQDGLGAAFSMTQIALLQGETGLGTVDDLLASGHLVIA